From one Arvicanthis niloticus isolate mArvNil1 chromosome Y, mArvNil1.pat.X, whole genome shotgun sequence genomic stretch:
- the LOC143437363 gene encoding neuroligin 4-like isoform X1 yields MPRPRAPRPPSVAWAWLWASCLCLAASGEAPPTPHPVVVTNYGKLRGVRTSPPTELLGPVDQFLGVPYAAPPTGERRFQPPEPPSSWAGTRNATRFAPVCPQPLDERALLRDMLPAWFTGNMDALAAYLAEQSEDCLFLNVYAPVDGADSRKSADDVAGRDRGDDEDPHDPGGRKPVMVYIHGGSYMEGTGNIMDGSVLASYGGVIVVTVNYRLGVLGFLSTGDQAAKGNYGLLDQIQALRWVEENAGAFGGDPKRVTVFGSGAGASCVSLLTLSHYSEGLFQKAIIQSGTALSSWAVNYQPARYARALGERVGCGSGADSTALVSCLRGKDAGELARAGVAPATYHVAFGPTVDGDVIPDDPQILMEQGEFLNYDIMLGVNQGEGARFVDGLDLDGGGDGDGDGEDGVDGGGGGVSAVAFDLAVAGFVDDLYGGGGAGGGDGGAALRETVKFMYTDWADRENPEARRKTLVALFTDHQWVAPAVATADLHARYGSPTYFYAFYHRCHGGGGGGGGGGGVGGGAGGGVAEAGGDAAHGDEVPYVFGVPMVGPTDVFGCNFSRNDVMLSAVVMTYWTNFAKTGDPNQPVPQDTKFIHTRPNRFEEVAWSKYDPREQLYLHIGLRPRVRDHYRATKVAFWLELVPHLHGLGDALQYLSTTTRAAPSDPDNMAAAATRRAPPPARARQATRRPAVTSSMTSSSVTSLGAAPPPGRGRGGDPGGASVLIETRRGGDYSTELSVTIAVGASLLFLNVLAFAALYYKKDKRRHESHRRTPGSAAGGSGGVGRPVSGPGSVRGAASGFGRGTSGFAGATSGPRGTSSGPGGSRGPTSGSGGLTSGLGHAPGAGRWPGNEASSDGMGNWRGGDCVKMAEGAGPGGVEGLRLTCPPDYALTLRRSPDDVPLAAATAAAAAPPPGAAITMIPGSLAATFNSFGPGSASSAAGSAPPGSGLPHGHSTTRV; encoded by the exons ATGCCCCGCCCCCGGGCCCCCCGGCCGCCCTCCGTGGCATGGGCGTGGCTGTGGGCGTCGTGCCTGTGTCTGGCAGCGTCCGGCGAGGCCCCGCCCACGCCGCACCCGGTGGTGGTGACGAACTACGGGAAGCTGCGCGGGGTGCGGACGTCGCCGCCCACGGAGCTGCTGGGCCCCGTGGACCAGTTCCTGGGCGTCCCGTACGCGGCCCCGCCCACGGGCGAGCGCCGGTTCCAGCCGCCCGAGCCGCCGTCCTCGTGGGCGGGGACGCGCAACGCCACGCGTTTCGCGCCCGTGTGCCCGCAGCCGCTGGACGAGCGCGCGCTGCTGCGCGACATGCTGCCCGCCTGGTTCACCGGCAACATGGACGCCCTGGCCGCCTACCTGGCCGAGCAGAGCGAGGACTGCCTGTTCCTCAACGTCTACGCGCCCGTGGACG GAGCCGACAGTCGGAAATCGGCGGACGACGTCGCCGGTCGCGACCGCGGTGACGACGAAG ACCCCCACGACCCCGGCGGCAGGAAGCCGGTCATGGTCTACATCCACGGCGGCTCCTACATGGAGGGCACCGGGAACATCATGGACGGCAGCGTCCTCGCCAGCTACGGCGGCGTCATCGTCGTCACCGTCAACTACCGCCTGGGCGTCCTGG GGTTCCTGAGCACGGGCGACCAGGCGGCCAAGGGTAACTACGGGCTGCTGGACCAGATCCAGGCGCTGCGCTGGGTGGAGGAGAACGCGGGCGCCTTCGGGGGGGACCCCAAGCGCGTGACCGTGTTCGGGTCGGGCGCCGGCGCCTCCTGCGTGAGCCTCCTGACGCTGTCACACTACTCGGAGG GCCTGTTCCAGAAGGCCATCATCCAGAGCGGGACGGCGCTGTCCAGCTGGGCCGTGAACTACCAGCCGGCCCGGTACGCGCGGGCGCTGGGCGAGCGCGTGGGCTGCGGGTCGGGCGCGGACTCGACGGCGCTGGTGTCCTGCCTGCGCGGGAAGGACGCGGGCGAGCTGGCGCGGGCGGGCGTGGCCCCGGCCACCTACCACGTGGCCTTCGGGCCCACGGTGGACGGCGACGTCATCCCCGACGACCCCCAGATCCTCATGGAGCAGGGCGAGTTCCTCAACTACGACATCATGCTCGGGGTCAACCAGGGCGAGGGCGCGCGGTTCGTCGACGGCCTCGACCTCGACGGCGGCGGCGACGGCGACGGGGACGGCGAGGATGGCGTGGACGGCGGCGGGGGCGGGGTGTCGGCCGTGGCCTTCGACCTCGCGGTCGCCGGGTTCGTGGACGACCTGTAcggcgggggcggggccgggggcggGGACGGCGGCGCGGCGCTGCGGGAGACGGTCAAGTTCATGTACACGGACTGGGCCGACCGCGAGAACCCCGAGGCCCGGCGCAAGACGCTGGTGGCGCTGTTCACCGACCACCAGTGGGTGGCGCCCGCCGTGGCCACCGCCGACCTCCACGCCCGCTACGGCTCCCCCACCTACTTCTACGCCTTCTACCACCGCTGCCAcggcggcgggggcgggggcgggggcgggggcggggttGGGGGCGGGGCCGGAGGAGGCGTGGCCGAGGCGGGCGGGGACGCGGCCCACGGCGACGAGGTGCCCTACGTGTTCGGCGTCCCCATGGTCGGCCCGACCGACGTCTTCGGCTGCAACTTCTCGCGCAACGACGTCATGCTCAGCGCCGTCGTCATGACCTACTGGACCAACTTCGCCAAGACGGG ggACCCCAACCAGCCGGTGCCGCAGGACACGAAGTTCATCCACACGCGTCCGAACCGGTTCGAGGAGGTCGCGTGGTCCAAGTACGACCCCCGCGAGCAGCTCTACCTGCACATCGGGCTCCGCCCCCGCGTGCGCGACCACTACCGCGCCACCAAGGTCGCGTTCTGGCTCGAGCTGGTCCCCCACCTGCACGGCCTGGGCGACGCCCTGCAGTACCTCAGCACCACCACGCGGGCCGCGCCCTCCGACCCCGACAACATGGCCGCCGCCGCCACGCGCCGGGCCCCGCCCCCCGCCCGGGCCCGGCAGGCCACGCGGCGGCCCGCGGTGACCTCGTCGATGACGTCATCGTCGGTGACGTCGCTGGGGGCGGCGCCGCCGCCCGGGCGCGGCCGGGGCGGGGACCCCGGGGGGGCGTCGGTGCTGATCGAGACGCGGCGCGGCGGCGACTACTCCACGGAGCTGAGCGTCACCATCGCGGTCGGGGCCTCGCTGCTCTTCCTCAACGTCCTGGCCTTCGCCGCCCTCTACTACAAGAAGGACAAGCGGAGGCACGAGAGCCACCGCCGGACCCCGGGGTCGGCCGCCGGCGGCTCCGGGGGGGTCGGGAGGCCCGTTTCCGGTCCCGGGAGCGTCCGGGGAGCCGCTTCCGGTTTCGGGAGGGGCACTTCCGGTTTTGCCGGAGCCACTTCCGGTCCCAGGGGAACCAGTTCGGGCCCCGGGGGATCCCGGGGACCCACTTCCGGGTCTGGGGGGCTCACTTCCGGTCTAGGCCACGCCCCCGGCGCCGGCCGCTGGCCCGGGAACGAGGCGTCGTCGGACGGGATGGGGAACTGGCGCGGCGGGGACTGCGTCAAGATGGCggagggggcggggccgggcggGGTCGAAGGCCTGCGCCTGACCTGCCCGCCCGACTATGCGCTCACCCTGAGGCGCTCGCCCGACGACGTCCCGctcgccgccgccaccgccgccgccgcggccCCGCCCCCCGGCGCCGCCATCACGATGATCCCGGGGTCGCTCGCCGCCACCTTCAACAGCTTCGGGCCGGGCTCCGCCTCCTCCGCCGCCGGCTCCGCCCCCCCGGGGTCGGGGCTGCCCCACGGACACTCCACCACCCGGGTATAG
- the LOC143437363 gene encoding neuroligin-4, X-linked-like isoform X2 gives MPRPRAPRPPSVAWAWLWASCLCLAASGEAPPTPHPVVVTNYGKLRGVRTSPPTELLGPVDQFLGVPYAAPPTGERRFQPPEPPSSWAGTRNATRFAPVCPQPLDERALLRDMLPAWFTGNMDALAAYLAEQSEDCLFLNVYAPVDDPHDPGGRKPVMVYIHGGSYMEGTGNIMDGSVLASYGGVIVVTVNYRLGVLGFLSTGDQAAKGNYGLLDQIQALRWVEENAGAFGGDPKRVTVFGSGAGASCVSLLTLSHYSEGLFQKAIIQSGTALSSWAVNYQPARYARALGERVGCGSGADSTALVSCLRGKDAGELARAGVAPATYHVAFGPTVDGDVIPDDPQILMEQGEFLNYDIMLGVNQGEGARFVDGLDLDGGGDGDGDGEDGVDGGGGGVSAVAFDLAVAGFVDDLYGGGGAGGGDGGAALRETVKFMYTDWADRENPEARRKTLVALFTDHQWVAPAVATADLHARYGSPTYFYAFYHRCHGGGGGGGGGGGVGGGAGGGVAEAGGDAAHGDEVPYVFGVPMVGPTDVFGCNFSRNDVMLSAVVMTYWTNFAKTGDPNQPVPQDTKFIHTRPNRFEEVAWSKYDPREQLYLHIGLRPRVRDHYRATKVAFWLELVPHLHGLGDALQYLSTTTRAAPSDPDNMAAAATRRAPPPARARQATRRPAVTSSMTSSSVTSLGAAPPPGRGRGGDPGGASVLIETRRGGDYSTELSVTIAVGASLLFLNVLAFAALYYKKDKRRHESHRRTPGSAAGGSGGVGRPVSGPGSVRGAASGFGRGTSGFAGATSGPRGTSSGPGGSRGPTSGSGGLTSGLGHAPGAGRWPGNEASSDGMGNWRGGDCVKMAEGAGPGGVEGLRLTCPPDYALTLRRSPDDVPLAAATAAAAAPPPGAAITMIPGSLAATFNSFGPGSASSAAGSAPPGSGLPHGHSTTRV, from the exons ATGCCCCGCCCCCGGGCCCCCCGGCCGCCCTCCGTGGCATGGGCGTGGCTGTGGGCGTCGTGCCTGTGTCTGGCAGCGTCCGGCGAGGCCCCGCCCACGCCGCACCCGGTGGTGGTGACGAACTACGGGAAGCTGCGCGGGGTGCGGACGTCGCCGCCCACGGAGCTGCTGGGCCCCGTGGACCAGTTCCTGGGCGTCCCGTACGCGGCCCCGCCCACGGGCGAGCGCCGGTTCCAGCCGCCCGAGCCGCCGTCCTCGTGGGCGGGGACGCGCAACGCCACGCGTTTCGCGCCCGTGTGCCCGCAGCCGCTGGACGAGCGCGCGCTGCTGCGCGACATGCTGCCCGCCTGGTTCACCGGCAACATGGACGCCCTGGCCGCCTACCTGGCCGAGCAGAGCGAGGACTGCCTGTTCCTCAACGTCTACGCGCCCGTGGACG ACCCCCACGACCCCGGCGGCAGGAAGCCGGTCATGGTCTACATCCACGGCGGCTCCTACATGGAGGGCACCGGGAACATCATGGACGGCAGCGTCCTCGCCAGCTACGGCGGCGTCATCGTCGTCACCGTCAACTACCGCCTGGGCGTCCTGG GGTTCCTGAGCACGGGCGACCAGGCGGCCAAGGGTAACTACGGGCTGCTGGACCAGATCCAGGCGCTGCGCTGGGTGGAGGAGAACGCGGGCGCCTTCGGGGGGGACCCCAAGCGCGTGACCGTGTTCGGGTCGGGCGCCGGCGCCTCCTGCGTGAGCCTCCTGACGCTGTCACACTACTCGGAGG GCCTGTTCCAGAAGGCCATCATCCAGAGCGGGACGGCGCTGTCCAGCTGGGCCGTGAACTACCAGCCGGCCCGGTACGCGCGGGCGCTGGGCGAGCGCGTGGGCTGCGGGTCGGGCGCGGACTCGACGGCGCTGGTGTCCTGCCTGCGCGGGAAGGACGCGGGCGAGCTGGCGCGGGCGGGCGTGGCCCCGGCCACCTACCACGTGGCCTTCGGGCCCACGGTGGACGGCGACGTCATCCCCGACGACCCCCAGATCCTCATGGAGCAGGGCGAGTTCCTCAACTACGACATCATGCTCGGGGTCAACCAGGGCGAGGGCGCGCGGTTCGTCGACGGCCTCGACCTCGACGGCGGCGGCGACGGCGACGGGGACGGCGAGGATGGCGTGGACGGCGGCGGGGGCGGGGTGTCGGCCGTGGCCTTCGACCTCGCGGTCGCCGGGTTCGTGGACGACCTGTAcggcgggggcggggccgggggcggGGACGGCGGCGCGGCGCTGCGGGAGACGGTCAAGTTCATGTACACGGACTGGGCCGACCGCGAGAACCCCGAGGCCCGGCGCAAGACGCTGGTGGCGCTGTTCACCGACCACCAGTGGGTGGCGCCCGCCGTGGCCACCGCCGACCTCCACGCCCGCTACGGCTCCCCCACCTACTTCTACGCCTTCTACCACCGCTGCCAcggcggcgggggcgggggcgggggcgggggcggggttGGGGGCGGGGCCGGAGGAGGCGTGGCCGAGGCGGGCGGGGACGCGGCCCACGGCGACGAGGTGCCCTACGTGTTCGGCGTCCCCATGGTCGGCCCGACCGACGTCTTCGGCTGCAACTTCTCGCGCAACGACGTCATGCTCAGCGCCGTCGTCATGACCTACTGGACCAACTTCGCCAAGACGGG ggACCCCAACCAGCCGGTGCCGCAGGACACGAAGTTCATCCACACGCGTCCGAACCGGTTCGAGGAGGTCGCGTGGTCCAAGTACGACCCCCGCGAGCAGCTCTACCTGCACATCGGGCTCCGCCCCCGCGTGCGCGACCACTACCGCGCCACCAAGGTCGCGTTCTGGCTCGAGCTGGTCCCCCACCTGCACGGCCTGGGCGACGCCCTGCAGTACCTCAGCACCACCACGCGGGCCGCGCCCTCCGACCCCGACAACATGGCCGCCGCCGCCACGCGCCGGGCCCCGCCCCCCGCCCGGGCCCGGCAGGCCACGCGGCGGCCCGCGGTGACCTCGTCGATGACGTCATCGTCGGTGACGTCGCTGGGGGCGGCGCCGCCGCCCGGGCGCGGCCGGGGCGGGGACCCCGGGGGGGCGTCGGTGCTGATCGAGACGCGGCGCGGCGGCGACTACTCCACGGAGCTGAGCGTCACCATCGCGGTCGGGGCCTCGCTGCTCTTCCTCAACGTCCTGGCCTTCGCCGCCCTCTACTACAAGAAGGACAAGCGGAGGCACGAGAGCCACCGCCGGACCCCGGGGTCGGCCGCCGGCGGCTCCGGGGGGGTCGGGAGGCCCGTTTCCGGTCCCGGGAGCGTCCGGGGAGCCGCTTCCGGTTTCGGGAGGGGCACTTCCGGTTTTGCCGGAGCCACTTCCGGTCCCAGGGGAACCAGTTCGGGCCCCGGGGGATCCCGGGGACCCACTTCCGGGTCTGGGGGGCTCACTTCCGGTCTAGGCCACGCCCCCGGCGCCGGCCGCTGGCCCGGGAACGAGGCGTCGTCGGACGGGATGGGGAACTGGCGCGGCGGGGACTGCGTCAAGATGGCggagggggcggggccgggcggGGTCGAAGGCCTGCGCCTGACCTGCCCGCCCGACTATGCGCTCACCCTGAGGCGCTCGCCCGACGACGTCCCGctcgccgccgccaccgccgccgccgcggccCCGCCCCCCGGCGCCGCCATCACGATGATCCCGGGGTCGCTCGCCGCCACCTTCAACAGCTTCGGGCCGGGCTCCGCCTCCTCCGCCGCCGGCTCCGCCCCCCCGGGGTCGGGGCTGCCCCACGGACACTCCACCACCCGGGTATAG
- the LOC143437363 gene encoding neuroligin 4-like isoform X4: MVYIHGGSYMEGTGNIMDGSVLASYGGVIVVTVNYRLGVLGFLSTGDQAAKGNYGLLDQIQALRWVEENAGAFGGDPKRVTVFGSGAGASCVSLLTLSHYSEGLFQKAIIQSGTALSSWAVNYQPARYARALGERVGCGSGADSTALVSCLRGKDAGELARAGVAPATYHVAFGPTVDGDVIPDDPQILMEQGEFLNYDIMLGVNQGEGARFVDGLDLDGGGDGDGDGEDGVDGGGGGVSAVAFDLAVAGFVDDLYGGGGAGGGDGGAALRETVKFMYTDWADRENPEARRKTLVALFTDHQWVAPAVATADLHARYGSPTYFYAFYHRCHGGGGGGGGGGGVGGGAGGGVAEAGGDAAHGDEVPYVFGVPMVGPTDVFGCNFSRNDVMLSAVVMTYWTNFAKTGDPNQPVPQDTKFIHTRPNRFEEVAWSKYDPREQLYLHIGLRPRVRDHYRATKVAFWLELVPHLHGLGDALQYLSTTTRAAPSDPDNMAAAATRRAPPPARARQATRRPAVTSSMTSSSVTSLGAAPPPGRGRGGDPGGASVLIETRRGGDYSTELSVTIAVGASLLFLNVLAFAALYYKKDKRRHESHRRTPGSAAGGSGGVGRPVSGPGSVRGAASGFGRGTSGFAGATSGPRGTSSGPGGSRGPTSGSGGLTSGLGHAPGAGRWPGNEASSDGMGNWRGGDCVKMAEGAGPGGVEGLRLTCPPDYALTLRRSPDDVPLAAATAAAAAPPPGAAITMIPGSLAATFNSFGPGSASSAAGSAPPGSGLPHGHSTTRV; encoded by the exons ATGGTCTACATCCACGGCGGCTCCTACATGGAGGGCACCGGGAACATCATGGACGGCAGCGTCCTCGCCAGCTACGGCGGCGTCATCGTCGTCACCGTCAACTACCGCCTGGGCGTCCTGG GGTTCCTGAGCACGGGCGACCAGGCGGCCAAGGGTAACTACGGGCTGCTGGACCAGATCCAGGCGCTGCGCTGGGTGGAGGAGAACGCGGGCGCCTTCGGGGGGGACCCCAAGCGCGTGACCGTGTTCGGGTCGGGCGCCGGCGCCTCCTGCGTGAGCCTCCTGACGCTGTCACACTACTCGGAGG GCCTGTTCCAGAAGGCCATCATCCAGAGCGGGACGGCGCTGTCCAGCTGGGCCGTGAACTACCAGCCGGCCCGGTACGCGCGGGCGCTGGGCGAGCGCGTGGGCTGCGGGTCGGGCGCGGACTCGACGGCGCTGGTGTCCTGCCTGCGCGGGAAGGACGCGGGCGAGCTGGCGCGGGCGGGCGTGGCCCCGGCCACCTACCACGTGGCCTTCGGGCCCACGGTGGACGGCGACGTCATCCCCGACGACCCCCAGATCCTCATGGAGCAGGGCGAGTTCCTCAACTACGACATCATGCTCGGGGTCAACCAGGGCGAGGGCGCGCGGTTCGTCGACGGCCTCGACCTCGACGGCGGCGGCGACGGCGACGGGGACGGCGAGGATGGCGTGGACGGCGGCGGGGGCGGGGTGTCGGCCGTGGCCTTCGACCTCGCGGTCGCCGGGTTCGTGGACGACCTGTAcggcgggggcggggccgggggcggGGACGGCGGCGCGGCGCTGCGGGAGACGGTCAAGTTCATGTACACGGACTGGGCCGACCGCGAGAACCCCGAGGCCCGGCGCAAGACGCTGGTGGCGCTGTTCACCGACCACCAGTGGGTGGCGCCCGCCGTGGCCACCGCCGACCTCCACGCCCGCTACGGCTCCCCCACCTACTTCTACGCCTTCTACCACCGCTGCCAcggcggcgggggcgggggcgggggcgggggcggggttGGGGGCGGGGCCGGAGGAGGCGTGGCCGAGGCGGGCGGGGACGCGGCCCACGGCGACGAGGTGCCCTACGTGTTCGGCGTCCCCATGGTCGGCCCGACCGACGTCTTCGGCTGCAACTTCTCGCGCAACGACGTCATGCTCAGCGCCGTCGTCATGACCTACTGGACCAACTTCGCCAAGACGGG ggACCCCAACCAGCCGGTGCCGCAGGACACGAAGTTCATCCACACGCGTCCGAACCGGTTCGAGGAGGTCGCGTGGTCCAAGTACGACCCCCGCGAGCAGCTCTACCTGCACATCGGGCTCCGCCCCCGCGTGCGCGACCACTACCGCGCCACCAAGGTCGCGTTCTGGCTCGAGCTGGTCCCCCACCTGCACGGCCTGGGCGACGCCCTGCAGTACCTCAGCACCACCACGCGGGCCGCGCCCTCCGACCCCGACAACATGGCCGCCGCCGCCACGCGCCGGGCCCCGCCCCCCGCCCGGGCCCGGCAGGCCACGCGGCGGCCCGCGGTGACCTCGTCGATGACGTCATCGTCGGTGACGTCGCTGGGGGCGGCGCCGCCGCCCGGGCGCGGCCGGGGCGGGGACCCCGGGGGGGCGTCGGTGCTGATCGAGACGCGGCGCGGCGGCGACTACTCCACGGAGCTGAGCGTCACCATCGCGGTCGGGGCCTCGCTGCTCTTCCTCAACGTCCTGGCCTTCGCCGCCCTCTACTACAAGAAGGACAAGCGGAGGCACGAGAGCCACCGCCGGACCCCGGGGTCGGCCGCCGGCGGCTCCGGGGGGGTCGGGAGGCCCGTTTCCGGTCCCGGGAGCGTCCGGGGAGCCGCTTCCGGTTTCGGGAGGGGCACTTCCGGTTTTGCCGGAGCCACTTCCGGTCCCAGGGGAACCAGTTCGGGCCCCGGGGGATCCCGGGGACCCACTTCCGGGTCTGGGGGGCTCACTTCCGGTCTAGGCCACGCCCCCGGCGCCGGCCGCTGGCCCGGGAACGAGGCGTCGTCGGACGGGATGGGGAACTGGCGCGGCGGGGACTGCGTCAAGATGGCggagggggcggggccgggcggGGTCGAAGGCCTGCGCCTGACCTGCCCGCCCGACTATGCGCTCACCCTGAGGCGCTCGCCCGACGACGTCCCGctcgccgccgccaccgccgccgccgcggccCCGCCCCCCGGCGCCGCCATCACGATGATCCCGGGGTCGCTCGCCGCCACCTTCAACAGCTTCGGGCCGGGCTCCGCCTCCTCCGCCGCCGGCTCCGCCCCCCCGGGGTCGGGGCTGCCCCACGGACACTCCACCACCCGGGTATAG
- the LOC143437363 gene encoding neuroligin 4-like isoform X3 has protein sequence MSSPRTFNFPDLNVFYIFFSRIRRLAVARPGLFLAPDPSPAILAPRIPVPSSFLDPHDPGGRKPVMVYIHGGSYMEGTGNIMDGSVLASYGGVIVVTVNYRLGVLGFLSTGDQAAKGNYGLLDQIQALRWVEENAGAFGGDPKRVTVFGSGAGASCVSLLTLSHYSEGLFQKAIIQSGTALSSWAVNYQPARYARALGERVGCGSGADSTALVSCLRGKDAGELARAGVAPATYHVAFGPTVDGDVIPDDPQILMEQGEFLNYDIMLGVNQGEGARFVDGLDLDGGGDGDGDGEDGVDGGGGGVSAVAFDLAVAGFVDDLYGGGGAGGGDGGAALRETVKFMYTDWADRENPEARRKTLVALFTDHQWVAPAVATADLHARYGSPTYFYAFYHRCHGGGGGGGGGGGVGGGAGGGVAEAGGDAAHGDEVPYVFGVPMVGPTDVFGCNFSRNDVMLSAVVMTYWTNFAKTGDPNQPVPQDTKFIHTRPNRFEEVAWSKYDPREQLYLHIGLRPRVRDHYRATKVAFWLELVPHLHGLGDALQYLSTTTRAAPSDPDNMAAAATRRAPPPARARQATRRPAVTSSMTSSSVTSLGAAPPPGRGRGGDPGGASVLIETRRGGDYSTELSVTIAVGASLLFLNVLAFAALYYKKDKRRHESHRRTPGSAAGGSGGVGRPVSGPGSVRGAASGFGRGTSGFAGATSGPRGTSSGPGGSRGPTSGSGGLTSGLGHAPGAGRWPGNEASSDGMGNWRGGDCVKMAEGAGPGGVEGLRLTCPPDYALTLRRSPDDVPLAAATAAAAAPPPGAAITMIPGSLAATFNSFGPGSASSAAGSAPPGSGLPHGHSTTRV, from the exons ATGTCATCGCCTCGGACGTTTAATTTTCCCGATTTAAacgttttttatatttttttttcacggATCCGCCGCCTCGCGGTCGCACGTCCCGGATTGTTTTTGGCCCCCGACCCCTCACCCGCCATCTTGGCGCCGCGGATCCCGGTTCCGTCttcatttctgg ACCCCCACGACCCCGGCGGCAGGAAGCCGGTCATGGTCTACATCCACGGCGGCTCCTACATGGAGGGCACCGGGAACATCATGGACGGCAGCGTCCTCGCCAGCTACGGCGGCGTCATCGTCGTCACCGTCAACTACCGCCTGGGCGTCCTGG GGTTCCTGAGCACGGGCGACCAGGCGGCCAAGGGTAACTACGGGCTGCTGGACCAGATCCAGGCGCTGCGCTGGGTGGAGGAGAACGCGGGCGCCTTCGGGGGGGACCCCAAGCGCGTGACCGTGTTCGGGTCGGGCGCCGGCGCCTCCTGCGTGAGCCTCCTGACGCTGTCACACTACTCGGAGG GCCTGTTCCAGAAGGCCATCATCCAGAGCGGGACGGCGCTGTCCAGCTGGGCCGTGAACTACCAGCCGGCCCGGTACGCGCGGGCGCTGGGCGAGCGCGTGGGCTGCGGGTCGGGCGCGGACTCGACGGCGCTGGTGTCCTGCCTGCGCGGGAAGGACGCGGGCGAGCTGGCGCGGGCGGGCGTGGCCCCGGCCACCTACCACGTGGCCTTCGGGCCCACGGTGGACGGCGACGTCATCCCCGACGACCCCCAGATCCTCATGGAGCAGGGCGAGTTCCTCAACTACGACATCATGCTCGGGGTCAACCAGGGCGAGGGCGCGCGGTTCGTCGACGGCCTCGACCTCGACGGCGGCGGCGACGGCGACGGGGACGGCGAGGATGGCGTGGACGGCGGCGGGGGCGGGGTGTCGGCCGTGGCCTTCGACCTCGCGGTCGCCGGGTTCGTGGACGACCTGTAcggcgggggcggggccgggggcggGGACGGCGGCGCGGCGCTGCGGGAGACGGTCAAGTTCATGTACACGGACTGGGCCGACCGCGAGAACCCCGAGGCCCGGCGCAAGACGCTGGTGGCGCTGTTCACCGACCACCAGTGGGTGGCGCCCGCCGTGGCCACCGCCGACCTCCACGCCCGCTACGGCTCCCCCACCTACTTCTACGCCTTCTACCACCGCTGCCAcggcggcgggggcgggggcgggggcgggggcggggttGGGGGCGGGGCCGGAGGAGGCGTGGCCGAGGCGGGCGGGGACGCGGCCCACGGCGACGAGGTGCCCTACGTGTTCGGCGTCCCCATGGTCGGCCCGACCGACGTCTTCGGCTGCAACTTCTCGCGCAACGACGTCATGCTCAGCGCCGTCGTCATGACCTACTGGACCAACTTCGCCAAGACGGG ggACCCCAACCAGCCGGTGCCGCAGGACACGAAGTTCATCCACACGCGTCCGAACCGGTTCGAGGAGGTCGCGTGGTCCAAGTACGACCCCCGCGAGCAGCTCTACCTGCACATCGGGCTCCGCCCCCGCGTGCGCGACCACTACCGCGCCACCAAGGTCGCGTTCTGGCTCGAGCTGGTCCCCCACCTGCACGGCCTGGGCGACGCCCTGCAGTACCTCAGCACCACCACGCGGGCCGCGCCCTCCGACCCCGACAACATGGCCGCCGCCGCCACGCGCCGGGCCCCGCCCCCCGCCCGGGCCCGGCAGGCCACGCGGCGGCCCGCGGTGACCTCGTCGATGACGTCATCGTCGGTGACGTCGCTGGGGGCGGCGCCGCCGCCCGGGCGCGGCCGGGGCGGGGACCCCGGGGGGGCGTCGGTGCTGATCGAGACGCGGCGCGGCGGCGACTACTCCACGGAGCTGAGCGTCACCATCGCGGTCGGGGCCTCGCTGCTCTTCCTCAACGTCCTGGCCTTCGCCGCCCTCTACTACAAGAAGGACAAGCGGAGGCACGAGAGCCACCGCCGGACCCCGGGGTCGGCCGCCGGCGGCTCCGGGGGGGTCGGGAGGCCCGTTTCCGGTCCCGGGAGCGTCCGGGGAGCCGCTTCCGGTTTCGGGAGGGGCACTTCCGGTTTTGCCGGAGCCACTTCCGGTCCCAGGGGAACCAGTTCGGGCCCCGGGGGATCCCGGGGACCCACTTCCGGGTCTGGGGGGCTCACTTCCGGTCTAGGCCACGCCCCCGGCGCCGGCCGCTGGCCCGGGAACGAGGCGTCGTCGGACGGGATGGGGAACTGGCGCGGCGGGGACTGCGTCAAGATGGCggagggggcggggccgggcggGGTCGAAGGCCTGCGCCTGACCTGCCCGCCCGACTATGCGCTCACCCTGAGGCGCTCGCCCGACGACGTCCCGctcgccgccgccaccgccgccgccgcggccCCGCCCCCCGGCGCCGCCATCACGATGATCCCGGGGTCGCTCGCCGCCACCTTCAACAGCTTCGGGCCGGGCTCCGCCTCCTCCGCCGCCGGCTCCGCCCCCCCGGGGTCGGGGCTGCCCCACGGACACTCCACCACCCGGGTATAG